CTTCTGGCCGAGGAGGACTGGATCGCGAAATACAAACATCGCCTTCAGTCCAACTCACTCAAAGAAAGCAGTGGCAGTGGCGGTCAGTACAAGGGCAAATCGCCGGTGAAGCATGATGGCGGCGGTGGAACTGGTGGCCAGAAGGCCGTCAAGCTCACGTCGGAGGGCACTCCTCGGCGTAAAGGTAGGTGTCGCAACTGCGGCATCTATGGCCACTGGGCCGAAGACTGCAAGAGgcccaagaaggaaaagaaaaatgagGAGAAGAAGGAGGCGGCGAACGTGGCTGTCGCTGATGCACAGCCGGCGTTGTTCATGGCGTCGGCAAGCGAGATCGTGCACAAGGCCACCAAGTTCGTACATCTGGCGGAGAAGAAGGTGGCTCCCATCCACTGCGATGACGGCGTGTGGGTGCTGGACACAGgagccagcaaccacatgacgggaaCGCGGGAAGCACTGACACACCTTGACGAGGAGGTGTCAGGTACTGTTCGTTTCGGCGACGGCTCCTGCGTTGAGATCAAGGGGCTCGGCTCAATCGTCATGGAGGGACGAGATCGCCAACACAAGGTACTGACCAACGTGTATTACATTCCCAAGTTACAGAGTAACATCATCAGCTTAGGCCAATTGGAGGAGGCTGGGTGTGAAGTGTTAATGAAAAATGGCAGACTTACAGTTGTTGATACTGAGGGTAAACTAGTGATCAATGTCTCACGCACTAGTAACAGGCTCTATACCCTGAAGAATGCAGTAGTACCCCCTGTTTGTTTGCACATGAACTTAGCAGATCCAACTTGGGTGTGGCATGCAAGGTTTGGTCACCTGAATTTTAGAGCACTTCGAGATCTAGGCAGTAAGGGGATGGTGGAAGGCCTGCCAGAGATAGATCGAGTCGAACAGGTTTGTGATGGCTGCACATTGGGAAAGCAGCACAGAAAACCATTCCCTCAGCAATCCTCATTCAGAGCAAGTCAGGGCTTAGAATTGGTTCATGCTGACTTGTGTGGAAAGATCAGCCCACCAACCCCAGGTGGGAAACAGTATTTTCTGCTTGTGGTAGATGACCACAGCAGATACATGTGGGTGGAGTTGTTGAAAGCTAAAGATGAAGCACTGCAATACTTCAAGAAAATTAAACAGCAAGCTGAATTAGAATGTGGCAAGAGGATGAAGGCAATGAGAACTGACAGAGGGGGAGAGTTTAACTCAAACCTATTCACTGTCTTCACCAATAATACAGGCATCAAGCATTACACTACTACTGCTTACTCTCCACAGCAAAATGGAGTAGTGGAGCGTCGTAATCAAACCATAGTGGAGATGGCTAGATGCCTGTTAAAGTCAAAAGATGTGCCAccaaggttctggggtgaagcTGTTGTAACTGCAGTGTTCATATTAAATCGAGCTCCAACCAAAAGCCTTCAGAACATGACACCATATGAAGCTTGGCATGGAAAGAAACCCAGGGTGGATCATATGAAAACTTTTGGGTGTGTAGCACATGTAAAGAAAGTTGGGCCTGGTATCACAAAATTGTCTGACAGATCAACCAAAATGGTTTTCCTCGGGTATGAGTCAGGAACAAAAGGGTATCGGGTGTTTGATCCTGTAAACAACCAACTACATGTGAGCCGAGATGTTGTGTTCGAGGAGCAAGAGAAATGGAATTGGGATACCCCAAGAAGCTCAGGCCAGGCTGAAACTGAAAGCTTTATTATTGATCTTCAGCCTACTGTAGCAGAACCGACAATGCAACCTGCAGCTGTATTTGAAGAGGGTGAAGGCAGTCAGCAGGATCAGGGGGAACAGGGTCACGAACTGTCACCCCAGGCATCATTACCAGCATTACCAGGGTCCCCATCGACACCAAATAATTCTGCAGCAGGCTCTAATGCCACTGGGTCGAACTCTGCAGGTAGCTCAGACTCTGTTCAGGGTCCAGTCAGGTTCAGGTCCTTGACTGATTTGTTTGATGCCACTGAGGAGATACATGACTATGAATATAGTGGATTATGCTTGCTTGCAGCTGATGAACCAGCAAGTGTTGAGGAGGCTTTGGAAGAAAAATGTTGGAGGGATGCAATGAATGCAGAACTGCAATCCATCAGTGACAACAGCACTTGGAGACTGACAGAGCTACCAAAAGGTCAGCGAGCTATAGGTCTCAAGTGGGTGTTTAAAGTGAAAAAAGATGCAGCTGGTAACATTGTCAAACACAAGGCTCGACTTGTGGCAAAGGGGTATGCACAAAAACAAGGGGTGGATTTTGATGAAGTCTTTGCACCTGTGGCCAGACTAGAAACAGTAAGATTACTTTTGGCTCTAGCTGCAAATGGGGGCTGGGAGGTCCATCATATGGATGTTAAATCTGCTTTTCTAAATGGGGATCTCCTAGAAGAGGTGTATGTTCATCAGCCACCAGGATTTAAAGATCCAGACAATGCAGGGTTGGTGCTTAAGTTGAATAAGGCCTTATATGGGTTGAAGCAGGCTCCAAGAGCATGGAATGCAAAACTTGATCAAGAGCTGTACAAACTCGGTTTCAGAAGGAGTGAGGAAGAGCATGCTGTGTACAGAAGAAGTGAGGGTGATTCATTCCTCATAGTTGGTGTGTATGTAGATGATTTAATCATCTGTGGTCCAGATAGCAGTAAGATCTGTGGATTCAAGGAGCAGATGAAGAAGCTTTTCAGCATGAGTGACTTAGGCCTACTAAGTTACTACCTTGGGATGGAGGTGACTCAAAAGGACGGTGAGATTTCAATTTGCCAAAGTGCCTATGCTACCAAGATAGTAGAATCAGTGTGGTCTGTCAGGCTGTAATTCTACAGATACACCAATGGAACAGCGTGTGAAACTTGTATCAGGAACTGCAGAAAAGGTACTTGATGCTACCAGGTATAGGAGTATAATTGGGAGTCTTAGATACTTGGTTAACACAAGACCAGATATTGCTTATGCAGTTGGGATAGCAAGTCGTTTCATGGAGTCACCAAACAGTGAGCACTGGGGTGCTGTAAAAAGGATAGTCAGATATATATCTGGAACTATCAGCTATGGGCTCAAGTATGGTGCAGGGGGAGATGGAGGTCTGAACCTGTTGGGATACACAGACAGTGACCATGGTGGTGATCTCGTGCTGCGCAGAAGCACCACTGGCATGGTATTCTTCCTGGGATCAAATTTGGTGACATGGACCTCACAGAAACAGAAAGTTGTTGCCCTCTCTTCGTGTGAGGCCGAGTACATGGCAGCAGGAGCAGGTGCTTGTCAGGGAGTGTGGCTTAGCAGGCTCTTAGCTGAACTGATGGGAAGAAGAGTTCAGAAGTTCAAACTTCTTGTGGATAACAAATCGGCCATAGAGCTATGCAAGAATCCTGTCTTCCACGAAAGAAGTAAACACATTGACACTCGCTTCCATTACATCAGAGATTGTGTCAGCAATGGGCAGGTTGATGTTGAACACGTGAGAACCGACAACCAGTTGGCTGACATACTGACAAAAGCACTAAGCAGGATCAGGTTCGTGGAGCTGCGACAGAAGCTGGGCATCCTTAAGATACAACAGGATTAGGGGGGTGTTTTGTTAGACTTAGCATGTTTAGTTGAGTTTCTTTTTCCTTTCAGTTGTAATCCCGTTGTAACTCTGCATGTGTCATGTTTAGCGCGTAGAACCACGGTCCCGGGCGGAGATGTGCCCAGTCCAGGACGTGGCCGCGTGAGTCGGGTAAGTGGTCACCGCCACTGCATGGTCGTCGTGCATGTCGCTCGGCGTGGCAGAGAAACCGGATCGAGCAGCGATCGTGTGGTGGCGGGGGACGGGCTCAGGCCCATGTATCTGCATAATAAAAGGCAAGAAAAAAACCCGAAAATCTGCGGCTGTTGTGCAGCGGAAAAAATCCATCGCATTCTATTGTCCAGTTCATTGTGTGTGTTGCGTGCGCCCGGTGATCGCGCTCCGGCGTTCGCCGGCGTTCCAGTCAGCAGCAGGGGTTCGGCGGACACCGCCGGCTCCAACATACGACGCGGACGGCGACATCAGCCGCTACCTGCAGACCCCGTCGCTGGATTCTCATGTGCTCGCAGTGCCTGACGGTGAGCCCGTGGCAACGCACGTCGGGGCGCCACAGCATGTGCCGCCCGTTCAAGGGGGCGTGGCCTTACCAACggcactgccgccgccgctgaaCATGTCTATGGCGTTCGGCAACGACGACGATGTCCAGAACCAGCATGCGATGACAGTGGACGTGCAGCCGCTGCAGGGTCAGGGTCTTGATGACGGACACAGCGTCCTTCCGGAACTACTAGGAACCTTGTCACTGTACGACCATTATTCCATGGATGACGAAGACTACAGTGTTGACGCTCTCTTCAAGAGCGCCGAGGACGCCGGCAACAATGACAGCAGCGCCGTGGCAGAGCACGCCGTGTTCCCTGTTGAGGAAGGCCTAACCTTCGTGGTGCCGTTCGTTCGCGGCCAACTGGATTGCTCCAAGTGCCGATCGGTCAGGGAGGTGCTCCATGAAAGCGGTAATAAGACCACGCTATATATCTGAAATATATTATATACATAACTTTGCGCTAATTGGGTGCGTACATGCATACATTATATACTCGCTACTAGAGTTTAGTAGTTTACACATATTTCATGTTTCTACACTTGTGCAGCGAATCACAAGCTCTATTTTGTTGTGCACGTCGGGGACCCTGCTGGAACATTCCAACACGCGATCATTGATCGCGCGTATATCAATGCCAGTGGCCAAACCATACTGAACGAGCTCATGTATGTTGAGTAAGTGACTGATTCTTAAGCAAGCATGTAGAGAATGTGTGTGCATATATCACAGCAACACACACATGGATACGGTTGATACGGCAGTGCTAATTCCTTCTGGTGAATTTCTTTCCACAGTCTCCGCGAGCGCACGCATGGGTGTGTGCGGAACTTCATCGCAAACAGTGTGGAAATGCTCAAGAATGACACCAGTGGGCAGCTAACGGACTCTTGTTCAACATCTCAGGCAAATAACGCCATGCACATACAGCTAGAGATCGATATGCTGAAGGAAATACTTTCCGCACCTTCCTCTAATAGTAAGGACGTTTATTTATTAATTTGAACACAATTAGTCTTCTAGGATTCTAGGTACACATGTTCATGAAACTCAATATCTAAAGATTCGTAGCGCACTGACACATCGTTATTGCATTCGCAGCTGAAGCAGTAGGCCTCTCTCAGTCAGGTCCTAAAGGTCCTCATCAAACAGTCACGCGGGCAGATGAAAACACCAATAATGCTGATGACACAGTGCTTATTAACGCTGCTAATTGGCCTGTGTTTTCTCCTGCAATACTTGAATCTTCAGAAGTTAGTGTTCAACATGGAATGTCGTGGTCCAGTGATGCCAGTGCTACAGGCTACGAAAGTCTGCTAGCAAAGCAGCGCCGAACAATCTCCCAGTTGACCATGAAAGACATAGCCAACTTAATGCACATGAGCAAGAAAGATGCCGCCAAGGAAATGAATATTTCAGTCACATCTCTCAAGCGGCTCTGCCGGAAGAACAACACTGACCGCTGGCCAGCTCGCAAGGTACACAATCGATCGAAACGATTGCATGTCACTCATATCTTTTTCGCAAACATGCCCGACCACGTGTTTCACTTATAACGTTGTTGCCCCAGATCAATTCACTAGACAGTCAGATCAAGAAGCTCGAGCAAGCTGCACTGAGAAATGTTGGGACGAGAGGCCTGCTGGCGATTAAGGAAAAGATGGAAATGCTGAAGTATGAGAAGGCACAGGTTTATACCTCCGTCTTGAAGGTTATCCAGGAGACCCAGAAGCATAACGACGGTGCTGGTGGCAGCAGTGGTTGATAACTAGTCGAAATTAATAATCGAAGAAAAACGGACGCTGAGTGTGAGACTGTGAGTGGTTGAATAATTAAACTTTGTCAGCGCATGCTACTATGTTTATCTCTGTCATGTTATGTCGATCGTCTGTAACAATTCGTGGTCAACACACAGTCACTAATAATCGCATCTCAGCACTTCTTTTTGGCAGCATGTTTGGTAAAACTCTGCTATCACTACCGGAAACCtcaaatttaccgagtgtttttatgtttgccgagtgcattccctcggacactcggcaaataaattctttgccgagtgctatcctaaaaatactcggcaaaaaaaaaaaacactcggcaaataggggggtttgccgagtgtcaaacaagaATACCTCGGCAAACAGGGGTTTTATCAAgtataaaaaaaaacactcggcaaaaagaaaGATTTGCGAGTGTCCAAaaccaacactcggcaaagaaaaaaaataaagaaaaaaaacccCACCCGccctgcccctcccctccctcacgcACACACCCacaccccctcccctccctcaccggCGGGCTCCTTCCCAGCTCGCTCCCTCCCATCCTCTCCTACGTGCGGCCAGCGCCTCCCCTcctcccgccggcggccggcccctccctcaccggcggcgcccctcccccggATCTGCCaccccgcccctcccctccctcaccggCGGCACCCCTCCCCCGGATCCACCGCCCTGCCCCTCTCCTCCCTCACCGACGGCGCCCCTCCCCCGGATctgccgcccctcccctccctcaccggCGGCGCCCCTCCACCGGATCCGCTGCCCCGCCCCTTCCCTCCCTCACCGGCGGCTATTTTTGGCTCAGATTTCAGAACTATTGCTATGTGTAGTCACTGCAGTGGGCTGGTGATCTTTTCTCCTACATCCCTAAATGTGGTTTCACTTCTCCACGTAGCTGCGCAATCCATTTGATTGCATCGACAAAACTGAGTGAGGAGTAAGAATCACATGGTCCTTGATTTTGAGGTTTGTGACTTGCTTCATGCCACATTTGTAACAACAAATTTTTTAGTGCATAGTATACAGATTGCTACGTTCAGAAAATTCAGATTCATGTCATACTTAAAATTTATTCACTATTTTGTTGGATGATATGCTACGCCTGATAAAATTATTCTTTTGGCAATATGGTGACCAGCTGCTACCTCTGACAAAAATGGCAGTGGAAAATCTAATCAACGGTTCCTGCCTTTCATTTTCACCTTCTAATTGATATTTCAATGCTTCATCGCATTACTGCTTCTATTGAGATATTTTGCTATTTTTCATATGGATCAATTTTTACAGGAATCTCTTTACAGGAAATTATAATAGTTCAGTTTCGGTGTCCATGGGTATGTTGTGATGTTGGacctatcttttttttttttttga
This DNA window, taken from Miscanthus floridulus cultivar M001 chromosome 13, ASM1932011v1, whole genome shotgun sequence, encodes the following:
- the LOC136499856 gene encoding secreted RxLR effector protein 161-like gives rise to the protein MEQRVKLVSGTAEKVLDATRYRSIIGSLRYLVNTRPDIAYAVGIASRFMESPNSEHWGAVKRIVRYISGTISYGLKYGAGGDGGLNLLGYTDSDHGGDLVLRRSTTGMVFFLGSNLVTWTSQKQKVVALSSCEAEYMAAGAGACQGVWLSRLLAELMGRRVQKFKLLVDNKSAIELCKNPVFHERSKHIDTRFHYIRDCVSNGQVDVEHVRTDNQLADILTKALSRIRFVELRQKLGILKIQQD
- the LOC136499857 gene encoding uncharacterized protein produces the protein MSLGVAEKPDRAAIVWWRGTGSGPCICIIKGKKKTRKSAAVVQRKKSIAFYCPVHCVCCVRPVIALRRSPAFQSAAGVRRTPPAPTYDADGDISRYLQTPSLDSHVLAVPDGEPVATHVGAPQHVPPVQGGVALPTALPPPLNMSMAFGNDDDVQNQHAMTVDVQPLQGQGLDDGHSVLPELLGTLSLYDHYSMDDEDYSVDALFKSAEDAGNNDSSAVAEHAVFPVEEGLTFVVPFVRGQLDCSKCRSVREVLHESANHKLYFVVHVGDPAGTFQHAIIDRAYINASGQTILNELMYVDLRERTHGCVRNFIANSVEMLKNDTSGQLTDSCSTSQANNAMHIQLEIDMLKEILSAPSSNTEAVGLSQSGPKGPHQTVTRADENTNNADDTVLINAANWPVFSPAILESSEVSVQHGMSWSSDASATGYESLLAKQRRTISQLTMKDIANLMHMSKKDAAKEMNISVTSLKRLCRKNNTDRWPARKINSLDSQIKKLEQAALRNVGTRGLLAIKEKMEMLKYEKAQVYTSVLKVIQETQKHNDGAGGSSG